A genome region from Nocardia sp. NBC_01730 includes the following:
- a CDS encoding hydantoinase B/oxoprolinase family protein encodes MTETGTTTSGPGEPGWQFWIDRGGTFTDVVARRPDGRLVTHKLLSENPARYADSAVAGVREILDAAADGATGTERRIDTVRMGTTVATNALLERKGEGTVLVITRGFRDALRIAYQNRPQIFAREIVLPELLHEQVIEVDERVTADGTVLTPPDLETLAAELKRVYADGIRAVAVVCMHSHLYPAHERAIGQVASDIGFPQISLSSEVSPLMKLVPRGDTTVVDAYLSPVLRRYVQQVADQLMDVRLMFMQSNGGLTEAGKFRGKDAILSGPAGGIVGMVRMSQLAGFDQVIGFDMGGTSTDVSHFAGEYERVFSTQLAGVRLRAPMLDINTVAAGGGSILHFDGSRYRVGPDSAGALPGPTCYRGGGPLTVTDANVMLGRIQSAYFPSIFGTNGDEPLDDELVRTRFAELAAEIAESTRDDRTPEQVAEGYLQIAVANIAAAIKRISVQKGHDVTRYALTTFGGAGGQLACAVADALGIRTVLVPPMAGVLSALGIGLADTTAMREQSVELPLRPGSMPRVADTADALESAARTELLAEGIPEQRIRVVRRAQLRYDGTDTTLAVRLTEPMGMTRDFEERHRATYSFTMDRPIVLEALSVEATGLTEQPELSSLAQRAASEAGPETVRMHTGGVWRDVFLYRRAELVPGETVHGPAVITEANATSVVDDGWQASANGIGHLIMERTTVVARPEAGTEADPVLLEVFNNLFMSIAEQMGARLESTAQSVNIKERLDFSCALFDPDGNLVANAPHIPVHLGSMGTSVKEVIRRRREGSKRPGDKHREIMRPGDTYAVNDPYHGGTHLPDVTVITPVFDSAGERILFYVASRGHHAEIGGIAPGSMPANSRRIEEEGVVFDNWLLVESGKFREEETHRLLTEALYPSRNPATNLADLRAQIAANAKGVEEVGRMIEHFGLDVVEAYMRHVQDNAEESVRRVIDALDDGSYAYETDLGAIIRVRVTVDRENRSATVDFTGTSAQLPGNFNAPYAVANAAVLYVFRTLVDDDIPLNDGCLRPLRIIVPSGSMLAPAPPAAVVAGNVETSQAITGALYAALGVQAEGSGTMNNITFGNDHSQYYETIGSGSGAGDGFDGASVVQTHMTNSRLTDPEVLEWRLPVLLEEFSVRAGSGGAGRWRGGNGAVRRLRFTEPVTVSTLSSHRKVPPYGMAGGAPGALGVNRIERTDGTVVHLSGADSAQLGPGDVLVVETPGGGGYGC; translated from the coding sequence GTGACCGAGACAGGCACGACGACCTCCGGTCCGGGGGAGCCGGGCTGGCAGTTCTGGATCGACCGAGGCGGCACCTTCACCGATGTGGTCGCCCGACGCCCGGACGGCAGACTCGTCACGCACAAGCTCCTGTCGGAGAACCCCGCGCGTTACGCCGATTCCGCGGTGGCGGGGGTGCGCGAAATCCTCGATGCCGCGGCCGACGGCGCGACCGGCACCGAACGCCGCATCGACACAGTCCGGATGGGCACTACGGTCGCCACCAACGCCCTGCTGGAACGCAAAGGTGAAGGAACTGTCCTGGTGATAACCCGGGGTTTCCGGGATGCCCTGCGGATCGCGTATCAGAATCGCCCGCAGATCTTCGCCCGCGAGATCGTGCTACCGGAACTGTTGCACGAGCAGGTGATCGAGGTGGATGAACGGGTCACAGCGGACGGTACGGTGCTGACACCGCCGGACCTGGAAACTCTCGCCGCCGAGCTGAAACGGGTGTACGCCGACGGTATTCGCGCCGTCGCCGTAGTGTGCATGCACAGCCACCTCTATCCCGCGCACGAAAGGGCGATCGGCCAGGTCGCCAGCGACATCGGATTTCCGCAGATCTCGCTGTCCAGCGAGGTGAGCCCGCTGATGAAGCTGGTTCCACGGGGGGACACCACCGTAGTGGATGCGTACCTTTCGCCGGTACTGCGCCGGTACGTCCAACAGGTCGCCGACCAGCTCATGGACGTACGGCTGATGTTTATGCAGTCCAACGGCGGACTCACCGAGGCCGGGAAGTTCCGTGGTAAGGATGCCATTTTGTCCGGACCGGCCGGCGGGATCGTCGGCATGGTCCGGATGTCCCAGCTCGCCGGGTTCGACCAGGTGATCGGCTTCGATATGGGCGGAACATCCACGGATGTCTCGCATTTCGCCGGCGAGTACGAGCGGGTGTTCAGCACGCAGCTCGCCGGTGTGCGACTACGAGCCCCGATGCTGGATATCAACACCGTCGCGGCCGGCGGAGGTTCGATCCTGCATTTCGACGGCAGTCGCTACCGCGTCGGGCCCGACTCCGCAGGCGCTCTGCCGGGGCCGACCTGTTATCGCGGTGGCGGACCACTGACCGTGACCGACGCCAACGTGATGCTCGGCCGCATCCAATCCGCCTATTTTCCCAGCATTTTCGGTACGAACGGCGATGAACCGCTCGACGATGAGCTGGTGCGAACCCGGTTCGCCGAGCTGGCCGCCGAGATAGCCGAAAGCACCAGGGACGATCGCACCCCGGAGCAGGTCGCCGAGGGCTATCTGCAGATCGCCGTCGCTAATATCGCGGCCGCCATCAAACGGATCTCGGTGCAGAAAGGTCACGATGTCACCCGGTACGCGCTGACCACGTTCGGTGGTGCCGGCGGCCAACTCGCCTGCGCGGTTGCAGATGCCCTCGGCATCCGCACCGTTCTCGTCCCGCCGATGGCCGGCGTGCTGTCGGCGCTCGGCATCGGGCTGGCCGACACGACGGCCATGCGCGAGCAGTCCGTGGAACTGCCGCTGCGTCCCGGGTCGATGCCGCGTGTCGCCGACACCGCCGACGCGCTCGAGTCCGCCGCTCGCACAGAACTGCTGGCCGAGGGCATCCCCGAGCAGCGAATCCGCGTGGTGCGGCGAGCTCAGCTGCGCTACGACGGCACTGACACCACCCTCGCCGTGCGGCTCACCGAACCCATGGGGATGACAAGGGATTTCGAGGAACGCCACCGCGCCACGTACTCCTTCACTATGGACCGCCCGATTGTTCTCGAAGCCCTCTCCGTCGAGGCGACCGGGCTCACCGAACAACCCGAGCTGTCCAGTCTCGCCCAACGCGCCGCAAGCGAGGCAGGTCCAGAAACCGTTCGAATGCACACGGGTGGTGTCTGGCGCGACGTCTTCCTCTACCGACGTGCGGAATTGGTGCCGGGCGAGACCGTACACGGGCCCGCCGTGATCACCGAGGCCAACGCGACCTCCGTCGTCGACGACGGCTGGCAGGCATCTGCGAACGGCATCGGGCACCTGATCATGGAGCGGACGACCGTGGTCGCGAGACCGGAGGCGGGTACCGAGGCGGACCCGGTGCTGCTTGAGGTTTTCAACAACCTGTTCATGTCCATCGCCGAGCAGATGGGTGCGCGTCTGGAGTCGACGGCTCAGTCGGTCAATATCAAAGAGCGCCTGGACTTCTCATGCGCGCTGTTCGATCCTGACGGCAATCTCGTCGCCAACGCCCCACACATCCCCGTCCATCTCGGATCCATGGGCACCAGTGTCAAGGAGGTCATTCGGCGTCGGCGGGAAGGATCGAAGCGACCCGGGGATAAGCACCGGGAGATCATGCGCCCCGGAGACACCTACGCGGTCAACGACCCTTACCATGGCGGCACCCATCTGCCCGACGTCACAGTAATCACGCCAGTCTTCGACTCGGCGGGAGAGCGGATCCTCTTCTACGTCGCTTCCCGCGGCCATCACGCCGAAATCGGCGGCATCGCACCCGGTTCCATGCCAGCGAACAGTCGCCGTATCGAAGAGGAGGGTGTCGTCTTCGACAACTGGCTGCTCGTGGAGAGCGGAAAGTTCCGGGAGGAGGAGACCCACCGGCTGCTGACCGAGGCGCTGTACCCATCCCGCAACCCGGCTACCAACCTCGCCGACTTGCGCGCGCAGATCGCCGCCAACGCCAAGGGCGTCGAAGAAGTCGGGAGGATGATCGAGCACTTCGGGCTAGACGTCGTCGAGGCATACATGCGCCACGTCCAGGACAACGCCGAAGAATCGGTGCGCCGCGTCATCGACGCGCTCGACGACGGTTCATACGCCTACGAGACCGACCTGGGCGCCATCATTCGGGTACGCGTCACGGTAGATCGCGAAAACCGCAGCGCAACTGTCGATTTCACCGGTACATCGGCACAGCTGCCTGGCAACTTCAACGCCCCCTATGCCGTTGCCAATGCGGCGGTCCTGTACGTCTTCCGCACGCTGGTCGATGACGACATCCCGCTCAACGACGGCTGTCTGCGGCCGCTGCGGATCATCGTCCCCTCCGGATCCATGCTCGCTCCCGCACCACCTGCCGCCGTCGTCGCGGGCAATGTCGAGACTTCACAGGCGATTACCGGCGCACTGTACGCGGCACTTGGCGTGCAGGCCGAGGGGTCTGGCACGATGAACAACATCACCTTCGGCAACGACCACAGCCAGTACTACGAGACCATCGGTTCCGGTTCCGGTGCTGGCGACGGCTTCGACGGTGCCAGCGTCGTCCAGACCCATATGACCAACTCCCGGCTCACCGACCCCGAGGTCCTCGAGTGGCGACTGCCGGTGTTGTTGGAGGAATTCTCAGTGCGCGCTGGCAGCGGAGGAGCCGGTCGCTGGCGCGGCGGAAACGGTGCCGTGCGCCGCCTGCGGTTCACCGAACCGGTGACGGTCTCCACCCTGTCGAGTCACCGCAAGGTCCCGCCGTACGGCATGGCGGGTGGTGCGCCGGGAGCGTTGGGCGTCAACAGGATCGAACGCACCGACGGTACGGTCGTGCACCTGAGCGGCGCGGATTCGGCGCAGCTTGGACCCGGCGACGTACTGGTCGTCGAGACTCCGGGCGGCGGCGGATACGGGTGCTGA
- a CDS encoding CCA tRNA nucleotidyltransferase produces MVSPKSEDAALDRRTRLLAAAAVTLGRLSDVLTPLGELFAARGHELYLVGGSVRDAVLGRLGTDLDFTTDARPEAVQEMLRGWADHLWDTGGLAFGTVSAAKDDQQLEITTFRADNYDRVSRNPQVTFGDSLEGDLVRRDFTVNAMAVKIGADGSLAFVDPLDGMDALLEGMLDTPAAPENSFNDDPLRMLRAARFVSQLGFELHPRVRAAISAMADQIDRITAERVRVELDKLIAGAHPIDGINIMCETGLAQRVLPEVPAMKLEIDEHHQHKDVYWHSLTVLEQAIDQEDGDPDLVLRWAALLHDIGKPDTKRNEPGGGVSFHHHEVVGAKMVRKRMRALKYPKQFTEDVARLVFLHLRFHGYGKGQWTDSAVRRYVTDAEDLLPRLHKLVRADCTTRNKRRAAALRATYDELEGRIERLRQQEDLAKVRPDLDGNAIMELLGLPPGPEVGRAWNYLKELRLDRGPLTRDEAESALLEWRKTQN; encoded by the coding sequence GTGGTTTCGCCCAAGTCCGAGGACGCTGCGCTGGATAGACGTACCCGATTGCTGGCCGCGGCGGCGGTGACCCTCGGGAGGCTGTCCGATGTGCTGACGCCTCTGGGCGAGTTGTTCGCCGCGCGGGGGCACGAGCTGTATCTCGTCGGCGGCAGCGTGCGGGACGCGGTGCTCGGCAGGTTGGGGACCGATCTGGATTTCACTACCGACGCACGGCCGGAGGCGGTGCAGGAGATGCTGCGCGGGTGGGCCGATCATCTGTGGGACACGGGCGGCCTCGCGTTCGGCACGGTCAGTGCGGCCAAGGACGACCAGCAGCTGGAGATCACCACCTTCCGTGCGGACAACTACGACCGGGTGTCTCGCAACCCCCAGGTGACCTTCGGCGACTCGCTCGAAGGTGACCTGGTGCGCAGGGATTTCACCGTGAACGCGATGGCCGTCAAGATCGGCGCGGACGGCTCTTTGGCGTTCGTCGATCCGCTCGACGGGATGGACGCCCTGCTCGAGGGCATGCTTGATACGCCTGCCGCGCCGGAGAATTCGTTCAACGACGACCCGCTGCGGATGCTGCGCGCCGCACGATTCGTCTCCCAGCTCGGGTTCGAGCTGCATCCGCGGGTGCGGGCGGCGATCAGCGCGATGGCCGATCAGATCGATCGGATCACCGCCGAGCGGGTGCGGGTCGAGCTCGACAAGCTGATCGCGGGCGCGCATCCGATCGACGGCATCAACATTATGTGCGAGACCGGGCTGGCCCAGCGGGTGCTGCCCGAGGTGCCCGCGATGAAGCTGGAGATCGACGAACACCACCAGCACAAGGACGTCTACTGGCATTCGCTCACCGTGCTGGAGCAGGCCATCGACCAGGAGGATGGCGACCCCGACCTGGTGCTACGCTGGGCCGCGCTGCTGCACGACATCGGCAAGCCCGACACCAAGCGTAACGAGCCTGGCGGTGGTGTCAGCTTCCACCACCACGAGGTGGTGGGCGCGAAGATGGTGCGCAAGCGGATGCGGGCGCTGAAGTATCCGAAGCAGTTCACCGAGGACGTGGCCCGGTTGGTTTTCCTGCACCTGCGCTTTCACGGCTACGGGAAGGGGCAATGGACCGATTCGGCGGTGCGCCGCTATGTCACCGACGCCGAGGACCTGCTCCCCCGCCTGCACAAACTAGTCCGCGCCGACTGCACTACCCGCAACAAGCGCAGGGCGGCCGCGCTGCGCGCCACCTACGACGAGCTGGAGGGGCGGATCGAGCGGCTGCGCCAGCAGGAGGACCTGGCCAAGGTTCGCCCGGACCTGGACGGCAACGCGATCATGGAGCTGCTCGGCCTGCCGCCGGGCCCCGAGGTCGGCCGGGCCTGGAACTATCTGAAGGAGCTGCGGCTCGATCGTGGTCCGCTCACCCGGGACGAGGCCGAATCGGCGCTGCTGGAGTGGCGGAAGACGCAGAACTGA